From the genome of Gavia stellata isolate bGavSte3 chromosome 3, bGavSte3.hap2, whole genome shotgun sequence, one region includes:
- the UPP1 gene encoding uridine phosphorylase 1 isoform X3, whose protein sequence is MRRKLMMNSLEPGSVVITRQSVDATFKPQFEQVILGKTVIRSTNLDEQLAKELMQCSKEIGQFNTVIGNTMCTLDFYEGQGRLDGAICLYNEEEKLQYLKEAYDSGVRNIEMESSVFAAMCNLSGVKAAVVCVTLLNRLERDQISSSHDVLVEYQQRPQKLVGYFIKKSLGKV, encoded by the exons ATGAGAAGAAAACTGATGATGAACA GTCTGGAGCCAGGCTCAGTGGTTATAACTAGGCAGTCTGTAGATGCCACCTTCAAACCTCAGTTTGAACAGGTTATTCTGGGAAAGACTGTAATTCGCAGTACAAACCTAGATGAACAGCTAGCTAAGGAACTGATGCAGTGCAGTAAAGAAATCGGGCAGTTCAATACAGTCATTGGAAACACTATGTGCACTTTGGATTTCTATGAAG GACAGGGCAGGTTGGATGGTGCAATCTGCTTATATaatgaagaagagaaactgCAATATTTGAAGGAAGCTTACGATTCTGGCGTCAGAAACATAGAGATGGAATCTTCTGTATTTGCTGCAATGTGTAATCTCAGTGGTGTAAAAG CTGCCGTAGTGTGTGTCACTCTTCTGAATCGGCTTGAAAGGGATCAGATTAGTAGCTCACATGATGTACTTGTGGAGTATCAGCAGAGACCGCAGAAGTTAGTGgggtatttcattaagaaaagtCTTGGGAAAGTATGA
- the UPP1 gene encoding uridine phosphorylase 1 isoform X1, translating to MAPGVSNEKKTDDEQSSKENFIHLCNPHLEKMKEDILYHFALGTGTHDFPALFGDVKFVCVGGSPSRMKAFIAYIAEELGLGSPGCDYPNICAGTDRYAMYKVGPVLSVSHGMGIPSISIMLHELIKLLYHAKCSNITIIRIGTSGGIGLEPGSVVITRQSVDATFKPQFEQVILGKTVIRSTNLDEQLAKELMQCSKEIGQFNTVIGNTMCTLDFYEGQGRLDGAICLYNEEEKLQYLKEAYDSGVRNIEMESSVFAAMCNLSGVKVEGAVLAGVTSQKGLNKLSEQLSLIQLNEIFFLRIVVCNSLLTSVRVRSKRE from the exons ATGGCTCCTGGTGTCTCAAATGAGAAGAAAACTGATGATGAACAGTCTTCAAA AGAGAATTTTATCCATCTCTGCAACCCTCAcctggagaaaatgaaagaagacaTCCTGTACCATTTTGCTCTTGGGACTGGTACCCATGATTTTCCGGCGTTGTTTGGAGATGTAAAG TTTGTATGTGTTGGAGGAAGTCCTTCACGGATGAAAGCTTTTATCGCCTACATAGCTGAAGAACTGGGGCTTGGGAGCCCTGGTTGTGACTATCCTAACATCTGTGCCGGAACTGACCGTTACGCAATGTACAAAGTGGGACCTGTTTTGTCAGTGAGT caCGGTATGGGCATTCCTTCTATTTCAATCATGTTGCATGAGCTGATCAAACTGTTGTATCATGCCAAGTGTTCCAACATAACCATTATTCGCATTGGCACCTCTGGTGGAATAG GTCTGGAGCCAGGCTCAGTGGTTATAACTAGGCAGTCTGTAGATGCCACCTTCAAACCTCAGTTTGAACAGGTTATTCTGGGAAAGACTGTAATTCGCAGTACAAACCTAGATGAACAGCTAGCTAAGGAACTGATGCAGTGCAGTAAAGAAATCGGGCAGTTCAATACAGTCATTGGAAACACTATGTGCACTTTGGATTTCTATGAAG GACAGGGCAGGTTGGATGGTGCAATCTGCTTATATaatgaagaagagaaactgCAATATTTGAAGGAAGCTTACGATTCTGGCGTCAGAAACATAGAGATGGAATCTTCTGTATTTGCTGCAATGTGTAATCTCAGTGGTGTAAAAG TGGAGGGTGCAGTCCTAGCAGGAGTCACAAGTCAGAAGGGTCTGAATAAACTCTCAGAACAGCTGTCACTGATCCAGCtaaatgagattttctttttgaggaTTGTAGTCTGCAACAGTCTGTTAACAAGCGTAAGAGTTAGATCTAAGAGGGAGTGA
- the UPP1 gene encoding uridine phosphorylase 1 isoform X2, translated as MAPGVSNEKKTDDEQSSKENFIHLCNPHLEKMKEDILYHFALGTGTHDFPALFGDVKFVCVGGSPSRMKAFIAYIAEELGLGSPGCDYPNICAGTDRYAMYKVGPVLSVSHGMGIPSISIMLHELIKLLYHAKCSNITIIRIGTSGGIGLEPGSVVITRQSVDATFKPQFEQVILGKTVIRSTNLDEQLAKELMQCSKEIGQFNTVIGNTMCTLDFYEGQGRLDGAICLYNEEEKLQYLKEAYDSGVRNIEMESSVFAAMCNLSGVKAAVVCVTLLNRLERDQISSSHDVLVEYQQRPQKLVGYFIKKSLGKV; from the exons ATGGCTCCTGGTGTCTCAAATGAGAAGAAAACTGATGATGAACAGTCTTCAAA AGAGAATTTTATCCATCTCTGCAACCCTCAcctggagaaaatgaaagaagacaTCCTGTACCATTTTGCTCTTGGGACTGGTACCCATGATTTTCCGGCGTTGTTTGGAGATGTAAAG TTTGTATGTGTTGGAGGAAGTCCTTCACGGATGAAAGCTTTTATCGCCTACATAGCTGAAGAACTGGGGCTTGGGAGCCCTGGTTGTGACTATCCTAACATCTGTGCCGGAACTGACCGTTACGCAATGTACAAAGTGGGACCTGTTTTGTCAGTGAGT caCGGTATGGGCATTCCTTCTATTTCAATCATGTTGCATGAGCTGATCAAACTGTTGTATCATGCCAAGTGTTCCAACATAACCATTATTCGCATTGGCACCTCTGGTGGAATAG GTCTGGAGCCAGGCTCAGTGGTTATAACTAGGCAGTCTGTAGATGCCACCTTCAAACCTCAGTTTGAACAGGTTATTCTGGGAAAGACTGTAATTCGCAGTACAAACCTAGATGAACAGCTAGCTAAGGAACTGATGCAGTGCAGTAAAGAAATCGGGCAGTTCAATACAGTCATTGGAAACACTATGTGCACTTTGGATTTCTATGAAG GACAGGGCAGGTTGGATGGTGCAATCTGCTTATATaatgaagaagagaaactgCAATATTTGAAGGAAGCTTACGATTCTGGCGTCAGAAACATAGAGATGGAATCTTCTGTATTTGCTGCAATGTGTAATCTCAGTGGTGTAAAAG CTGCCGTAGTGTGTGTCACTCTTCTGAATCGGCTTGAAAGGGATCAGATTAGTAGCTCACATGATGTACTTGTGGAGTATCAGCAGAGACCGCAGAAGTTAGTGgggtatttcattaagaaaagtCTTGGGAAAGTATGA